In Maylandia zebra isolate NMK-2024a linkage group LG9, Mzebra_GT3a, whole genome shotgun sequence, the genomic stretch ACGAGTCTGCTCATGCTCAGAACACGTCACATGTCTGTGTTTGATGGAGCCTCTGCACATTTATGTTCCTGTAATAAATGTggagtttttctgtgtttttattgttgtaaTGTCGGTGATTTCAGGTGGTGATCCAAATGTTACTTTAAATACTGTTTGTGTTACACTGTCGCTGCAGCTCAGTCTGTCGTGAGATAGTTTCGCTTTAGCAAGATGTGATTCGGGGCGTGAGAACGTGCTGATCACCTGACCCTGGGACAGGCGAGACCAGCTGAATGGCCTCAGTCTCTGGGTCAGGTGACTTCTCTAACCTGCTGCTGTGTAACACCACCTGTCTGCAATGTGCCAGTAGCTTTGCATCTCACTTTAAACCAAGGCTGTCCAACTCCAGACCTCCAGGGctgctgtcctgcaggttttagatgtgtcagctgattcaaatggctaaatgacctcctcaacgtGCCCTGAAGTTCCCTAGCATATCGAGACTCTCCACACCGTTACATATGTaatggtttccctgggtcttttcctgtcTCTCACTAATAGAACCAAGGTTACACCATAACCATacgttctccagaggcctgttaatgaacttatcatatgattcaggtgtgttgacccagggtgagagctaaaacctgcaggacaccggaccctgaggcctggagttccccaccccggCTCTATAACCTTGGTTCTGTGATATAACAACAGACCCCGCCTCCTCCGTCAGCTGGAGTCGATACTTCCTGATGTGAAGGTTTCTGCATGTTCTGATTGGTTTGAGAATAAAGTGTCCAGCTGGGTCCATTTTACCTGAATGTGCTGGCGCTCAGCGGTCACAGAGGCTGTATGGATGGCGCCCCCTGCAAGGACACAGCTGAGCTGTGAACCAATCATTGAGCTGTACAACTGTCTGAGATCATGTGAATAAATTTGTACCTGCAGATAATCAGTGGTGATGTTTGACTTCTTTGTGTGCAGCATAGCTGTTTGCTCACAGCTGGACTGAGGTTTCTATTTACATGAGACAACaggtgcaaaagtcttgagccaccccttatCTCTTTATACAGGTCTTCTGTGGACATTGACTGCTTTTTCCACTCCTGTCCATTACTTGTACCTGACATTGTCacatagggctgtgcgatatgaccaaaatctcatatcccgatataagacatctatcgtcccgataactatataaatcacaaaaatttaacattttctgtaaattctgtgaatctcgggcagctcgacctgcctgaagtgtttccagctgcgcgtcatgtagctggagtcgagtgttttaactgatgcatgaaacgatacatttttagacaaaagttgtaacggcgccgttttctttgtatttattacacggcgtgctgcggggaaaagcctgttctaacgtttgactctaaggtttattttttagcacctggcatCTTTTTTTgattctcatccgtaaacacatctttcacgtgattcagtttattttgaaaagtctcaacaggatcttgagctttattgtgaaagctttatgtggaacataaacaagcggacacgcgatggtgttaccgtcgttgttgctaacgacaacgcataaaaacaggcgcttgtctgtccgtagtgtggttatattaaatataagagaaagagagaactttaagaaattaataataactacagtgacatcagaacatgaaaaaaatattgccgtaaagtttattttgcaacaccacgaaacaaacgatagcgtaaaatgaaacgacagATGTTTATATATCGTCatcgatatatatcgttatatcgaacagccctagtgtGACATGTCTCTGAACTCAATCATTCAAGCATTAAAAGGCTCGTAACGCGAGGGATGAGTGTTGTGTCTGCACACCTGAGCAAAGAGCCAGGtgtatgttgtttttgtcagCTCTTTGCTCCCAgcagtcacacaaacacatttctttaaCTGACCCTTTAAactgccaaagataacacagttacACTCCTCCTCCACACCGATTGGTCACCGTCAATATTAATGAAATCATGTGACTGAACCTTGAGAAACCACAGAAGCAGTGATTTAACCATCTTTAATGAAACCATGATACAGACAAATAAAGTTTGATTCAAACTCCTTCTACCATAATCTCAGCTGATCTGAGACCAGCCCGCCAGCCAATCAGCTGCCTCTGCTTGTCTTTGAACATCATGAGACCCTCTGAGAGCTCCGTCTGTTTGTCAAACCCTGCAGAGCTGCTCGGGTGCATCAAGACTCCGTGAGCGCGCTCACTGCTGTCAGGTGGCGTCCAGCTGCTGAGCGGCGTCCATGTCGTCCTCAGACAGTTCTGCCGCGCAGTCCACCACTGTCTCCTCCTGTTTGTACGTCAGAACCGCGTCGTCGTCAAAAAGGATGGGCGGGGCCTCCTCGTCTGGCGGTGTCCCAACACCGTGCATGCGCTTCCTGTGCTGCTGCAGGTTGCCGTGGCGGTTGAAGCGGGCAGAGCAGAGGTCGCAGGCGAACGGGCGCTCCCCGGTGTGGATGATGACGTGCCTGGCAAGCTGCGAGCGACACTTTTTGTCCTTGCCGCAGATGTGGCAGACGAAACTCTGCGGCAGGCGCGCCCCATTGGCATGGACGACCTCTCGGTGCCTCTTCAGGTGGCTGAGGCGGCGGAAGCGGCGGCTGCAGAAGTCGCAGGCGAAGGGCCGGGCGTCGCTGTGGATGGTGGAGTGGCTTGCAAGCAGCGACCGAAACTTGAACACCTTGCTGCAGACGGTGCACGGGAACGCCTTCTCAGAGGTGGCGGTGCTCCTCCTGCGGCTGGCACTGGCGTCGCCCGCCCTGACCCGCAGGTGCACGCGGACTTGGTGCTGTTTGAGGCAGGTGGCACGCTGGAAGCTGCGCAGGCAGACGCCACAGCGGTGAGGCTTGTCACCTGTGTGGATGCGGGCGTGAGCAGTGAGCAGCGCCTCAGATTTGAGCCGTTTCCCACACACGCCGCAGGCAAACGGGGCGTCCAGTGGGCTGTCTTCTCCATTGACATGGTTGCTGTGGACCAGGACTTTGTGGCGTTTGAGCTGGTACTGGCGAGCGAACTTGCGGCCGCAGATGTCGCAGAGGTGCGGCCGCTCGCCTGTGTGCGTCTGGAAGTGGACAGCGAGCTGCGACCTGCACTTAAACTCTTTGCCGCAGAAGTCGCAGAGCAGTGAGCTCGGCCGCGGGGGCTCGGCGGTGCCGTCCACGTGCACAACCTTCTTGTGGTGCTCAAGGTCATTGGCCCTCATGTAGGCCTTGGGGCAGAGGTCGCAGCTGTGCGGCTTCACCCCCGAGTGGATGACCTCGTGCGTCTTGAGCCGCGAGCGGCAGCTGAACGTCTTGCCACACACGGCACACAGCCACGCCTGAACCTGCCGCTGTTTCTCCCGTTTGGCGACGCCGTCTGGATGCAGCCGATTCAGGTGGTGCTGCAGGTTGTCGCGGCGATTGAAGCGCAGTTCACACAGGTGGCAGGCGAACGGCTTCTTCCCCGTGTGGATGAAGGAGTGGCGAGCCAGACTCGACTTGTTCTTCATCACTTTGCCGCAAACGTCGCACACGGTGCTGTCGAGCTCCAGCTTCACTGCGGCCACATCCTGGGAGTCCGCCGGCAGGGCTCCGGGAGCCGCGGGGAGCGCAACACCTGCAGGGACACGAGAGGAAAGACTTAAGCCAAGGATAACATCAGATTAATCCTGATTTACACAAGAGTAAAAAACAACCTCACGACGAGTTAAAGTCGAGTTAATCCAGAGTTAAAgcagtctaaaaaaaaaatgtgaatgagtggaaataaaaattttaatacTTTTAAGCTACAAATATTAAACGTCAGTAAAATCTGACTCACCTCCTTCAGATGGAGTCCAGGTGGGGTCAGCTGTGACGTCCTCCTCCACTGTCATGACCTCCGCCTCCTCTTGTTGGTCAGTGTCAGATGACTCGTGGCGGCGGCGGCGACTCTTTTTGTCAGTATTGGAGCTCTGAGGTACCAACCGTCTCCTCTGAGTCCTGGACTTGGCTGGGGTGGGTTCATCGGAGAGTTTGGGGGCGGGGCGGATGATTCTGGTTCTGGTCCTGTTGGTGGTGCAGTGCTGCAGCAGAGCGCCCCCGTCTGGTCCGTCAGCTCGGACGGCGATGCACTGCAGCAGCATCGCAGACGAGCCTGCACACAAAGACCGGCGTCAGAGCGGGACGAGGACCAGGACTCAGAATCTGAGTCTGTGATGCAAACTGACCCACAGAATCATCACTGACGGGTTAATCATGGTTTTATTCGTGTAATACACAGACTACAAACACCACTATCACTACTGTGCACTATTTAATTTACCTGCAATAGCCCACACTGGAAATGCAAACactgtttatttttctaatatttttattgcggGTGAGACTTTAATGCGTTAATTGtgattaattcatttttttaaaaagttactaATTTAATCGCACTTTGCATTCCAAGCAAAGGGGAACTATTGTCAGTGCATGATTTCCTTTTATACCAATTACAGTGATGCACAAAACAAAGCTACAAAGAATCAGAAGAAAGCACATTGCTAGGACTGATCAGAGGCAAATTTCATTTCCAAAGACTACCCAATGGAAGCTTTGATAAAAGTGAGGTTTTGTGCAAACTGTGCAAAAACGAGTTTGGATACCACCCAAAGCATTTCAACCTTACGGTACCATCtaaatgcaaaacatgtttCAGGGAGCACAGAAACTGTGGGAGCTGACCAAACTTGATGAAATGACTGGCTTCAGGACCAAAATTAGTAAGTCAACATCGGACAAACTATGTTACTATCTCCCATAATGGATTGCTCTGGACTGTAGACCACTACCAGTGGTAGAAGATAGGGGGTGCTACAGTTTGCGTCAGGTGATCCAACTTTCCAACTGCCTGAAAACTGACTTTTTGACACTGAAAAGCAAAATGAGATGTATTACAGACAGCCCTGCAAATATGGAGGAACTACACCAGGAGCAAACAAGACTGGGGCAACAGAAAGAGCCACTCATACAGGATATTTCCACACGGTGGAATTCAATCCTGTATGTGGTGTCTCGTCTGCTAAAGTATCAAGAGGTTGTTTTTGCTGCTTTGggcaaacaaaagcacaagctAGTCATTTTAACTCCACCAGAGCTGGTAAACCACCAAACGCTGGCCACTGTTGTTGAGCCATGCAGgtaaataaaactatttttaactTATTGTTACTGTTTCTTCAAAACGCTCTGTAGTTGACAGTTATTGTGGAGATGAATAACGACTTTCTTGAACTGTCTACTACAGGTGTGTGGCTGAGCTTCTTGGAGGTGAGACATGTCTCATGTTCAGTGGTTTTACCTGCTTTCTGCCACCTGCATCTCACCATGGAGGTCTCTGATGATGACTCAAACTACATGGTGAAATCTAAGACCGCCTTCACAAAGGACCTGTCCCAACCATCAGTGGCTCCCGATAGCTGCTGTGCTTCAGCCACACTTTAAGGATTTAAAGCAGTGCtccccaacccccaggccaCGGACCACTGTCATTTGGTACCGGActgcaagagttgaggctcgggtgtgaaactgatggttttcagggtttttatcgttaactcggtttccatgggtcttttcctgtgttgtagttgtgtgtcttattttggaAGAAGAATGCacacgttaccatagcgaccagagagcattaaagggcagagaggaggatgttattcTCAATGTTGCTGGCGCATTTCAGGAgaacgctgctaataaagttacacaagtACACAGTGAATTAgcgtttattattttatatacaaAATACCACCGTTTATGCCTTGGTcctatcattttattttgttgtatttatccgggACACCTCAAAggccggtccgtggtgcaaaaaaggttggagaccactGATTTAGAGTGTCTTGCAAGGGGAGAGCGAGAAGAGGTTTGGACCAGCTCTGCTGCAGTAACAGTGTAACAATGCCACCACAAAGGAGCCAGCAAAGACAAAGAGCCTCCTCCTCTCTGATTCAGATGAGGAAGCCCTGTGTAAAAGGGCCCTGAGTTTGTACACAGCAGaatccaccatcagccagaCAGACTGCATGCTGCAGTGGTGGTCCAGTTGAGCAGCGACGGTCCAGTTGAGCAGCGACCCACCTACACCTTCTGTCCTGGCCTGCAAGTATCTGATTGGTCCTGCCACTTCTGTCCCATGTGACAGACTGTTCTCACTTACAGTAACATAGCAACAAAATTAGAGCTGCTCTGAACATGTGAACAGGCTAGTTTGTCCAAGTAACTGGCTGAAAGAGACCGACAGTAAATAAGCATGGAGGTATTGTGAGTCCAAcgggtttgttatttttgcacTAAAATGTTCGATGATCACACTGTTTTTGTCACGGACCCAGTTCCAAGGATtcggggtccgtgagcagtCTGGACTACTATTGtagttattatcattattattgtggtTATTGTTATTATGGTTGTGTCTGCTGTCCTGTTTTCCGTGTTGGTGTACTGTCAGGTGTTTatgggtgtgtgcatgtgtgtgagggtgCGGTCGTGGCAGGCACTTctaggcctggtgggtgtggccctgccagctgaCCGGTCCCACCCAGGAATCCACACACACCTGGCGCCGATCAAGCCTCGTCAGAGGAGCTTCAAAACAGTGTGGCTGAGAGCTCCTcgacgctggatcgttgagtgacTTCCCGTCAGTCTTAGTTTATCGTGCAAGGTTAGTGCAAGTCTGCCGTTAGGTTTTGTACTCACGACTGCCTTTTGTATGCGTGTTTCCTCAGGAGGAATTGTGGCGACCAGGAGGCAGCACACGGACAGTACACAGGGAACGGAGACAGAGCACGGGATAAAGGAGAAGACACGGAACGGGAGTTGGGATCGCACGGGGAGTTTATTGTTGTTTGGATTgtcaccactgtaaataaacgcactgcctTCAGCGCtaagtcctgcattttgggtcctcatttctcacatccccacggtctgccagccagaccgtgacagtttTAGCCTAATGTACAAAATAATGTTGGCTAAGGTTACTCAGAGTTTAAAGGTGAAGCTGCTCAAATAACCTTTTATGTTTCTgccttatttttttaagaagaaaaactgcactttgtttttattattattattatttaaagacGATATCATTTTGAAAATGTACTTAAAGTAACACTTTATTTTAAGTCTTCCAATTTTATCCAGtgatattatttttgtttttgttttgaattgAAATGTAGTTTAAATGCCTTCTCCCCATAAATTAAAAGCTTGAGATTACAATAGTCATGTGCATGTCTATTATTTGATTCTGTCGCACACTAAATtcctttaaaattaaaaaaataaataaaaacatttgtgcTTCGGAGCAAATTTTCTTGTGCGATTAATTGAGATTAATTACAAAGCCTCTAATAAttatatttgatatttttttattcaaatgtatACAGTGGAGAAGAATTGTGCACCTCACCCTCCTTATTTCTACATGTCTGCACTGAGTAGATGCTCTAAATCGCATTGTACATGTGACAATGATATTCTATTCTATCCATTTGAAACAAACCTGGTTCAATCATAACCTCTGAGGGCGGTTTACAGGGAGGCCGACCAccacttttcttcttctgtagtAATTATTTCTTAAAATCAGTTCTTATTAATATTCttgttaacgttaaagggatggttggctcaacagagctctgactttttgtcagcttggctacagtgctgaagagaaacctggggttgttcttctTCAATCAGTGGATCGGGGCGAAGACGCTCAGGGGCGAGCGCCTCAGCACCTCACTTCAAAGTTCAGACTAAATTAGATCTATCAGCACTGACGCAACGATCTAAGCTGACTGATTAAACATTCCACCTTAAAAGCAGCCCATGAGGTAAAGGTGGAATTAAGTCCAGTAGCTTCTCGTGACGGAGACGCACCATCAAACACCTTTAAACCCCAAACTGCCAAAATCCATCAGAGAAGCTTCGCCGACCAGCAAAAACCTGGGAGTCTCAGCGACGTGCACGAAGTGCAAACACAACCAGCTCCAGCCCCCACACCAGCGAGCAGGAAGCACCGCCCAACTGGACCCGTCACTATGACGACAACAGGTGACAACCAACGGGCTTCAGAACAAAAGATGGCAGCAGGTGAAAAGTTCAGGTGAACCTCAGTAAGAACCGGAACATAATTTTATTTAACGAGCAGCAAAAATATAGTAAAGACGATCAGATGTCACGATCAGCTGactctgattttatttgatttttaggGAAACCTAAAAATCAAATAATTTACatattaaataaagtttaaaactaacatttaaataaaatcttttttccccccattaagTTCTTTGAAAGTTTCCTCCCTCCACCTGCAGGGCGGCGCTCTCACCTGAGTGTCTCCAGCTCAGCTGCTGACTCAGCAGGTCCACCTGGACGGCGGCGTCCCTCCTCTCTGCCGCCTCGCTCTGACAGCCCACCTCCTTCCTGTCCTCCTCGGGGCTCTCCCACTGGCAGCCCacctccttcctcctctcctcctctcctgcagcTCCCAGCAGGAAGAGCTGCTTTTCTTCTGCGGGAGGCTCCATCTCccacagcgccccctgctggtccgAACAAACCACCGTCAGGTTATTTCAGCTGGTACCCGGACAGGAAGTAGTCACACTGACTCCGCCCACTCAGACTGAAGCGCGAAGAGTCACTCAGATCGATAACCAACGATTTCCAATCGATAAGAATTAACCGCTTAAATGTTTGAAGCTGCATCACGTGACCACGAATTCACTCTGAAGGCTTTAAAGAGCGTATGGAGTTAGACTCCTCTCGGCCACCGTACACACGCTAAAACAGCGCAAACTGCGCTTCATTACACAGCCACGCCCCGTCCGAAGATCAGTAACCTGACCGTTAACAGGCACCGACAATCTCATCAATAATGTGATCAATAACTTGATGTTTATCTATGATAGCCGTTAGCGCCATGCTAACAGCAACTAGCAGAGGCTAACGGCCCTTTGACCGGCAGAGGAGCCACGGAGCGGCTTCAGGTACCTGAGAGCGGCGGAATCCGGGGGGAGAGCTGCGAGCAGAGAACAGCTTCAGTATGAATCCGAAAACTCGGGAAAACAGCGAAACACAGCGGAACGGCAGGCCGCACACgcactgctgctgctcttcttctgctcctctgtaGCTTCCCCTGCAGCAGCTCAGTGCTGCCCCCATCTCAGCGGCCACACCGGgaactcttcttcttctttatattGTTTATTGGCGGTTGGCAAACAGCAAAATGGTGCATTACCGCTACCAACTGGTGTGGAGTGAGCACcgaaatgacaaaaaacaaacaaacaattcaaATCCTCCCAAACGAATGAGTCTGaattaaaaaccaaaatatGGCCCGATAACTTTCACTTCTAGAGTTCTTGTGAAATAAATCAAGGTAGTCCAGTTTCACTTTCATATCACCAAGCTTTCTGATCAATTGTCTTCTTTTAGCATCATATTTCTGACaatgcattaaaacatgttgtgttgtttctggggcgatcgtggctcaagagttgggagttcgtcttgtaattggaaggttgccggtttgagccccggcttggacagtctcggtcgttgtgtccttgggcaagacacttcacccgttgcctactggtggtggtcagagggcccggtggcgccagtgtccggcagcctcgcctctgtcagtgcgccccagggtggctgtggctacaatgtagcttgccatcaccagtgtgtgtgacaggttgtgtaaagtgctttggggtccttagggactagtaaaagcgctatacaaatacaggccatttaccattttacttcTTCTCTATTGCAGTCACACTTTCCTAAACAGTGTTTTCctattaaaaacaacatgttATTCAAACCAGTGTGCCCAAATCTGAGTCGAGCTATAACCGTCTCCTCTCTCCTGTTCCTTCCTCTGCTTCTCATTTCGCCTGTTTTCCTTTGGATTTTTCATCCTTTACTCTCTTCCTCCCATTGCTTTTGCcacctttctttcattttatgctGTATTCTACTCTTGCTCTCTGTCCTACTGATATCCACATCCACCAGCGGTCTCTTTGTAGCTTCCTTTGCCATTCTGTCTGCTATTTAATTTCTCTTAACTCGTCACTGATCCTTTTCCCTACCTTAAATTCAGGAACAATAAATGCTATCCCGCTTTGGTTGGCTGTATTCCTTGATGCATCTGTGTAGATTTTGACATAACTGTAATACCGATTAATATATTCCTGCACTGTATGTGAGTTTAAGATAAAAATCCCTgttcttgttctttttgttCAGTAGTGTGAAATCTACTAAATCATCAGGGAGTATCATGGTGGTATCTGGATCAGCTACAACATCTCCAGCACCATCAGGCTGAGCACAGGAGCTCCTTGGGCTGTGTTCTCAGCCCTCTGTTGTTCACTCTCCTGACACACAACTACACCGCCCTACACAGCTCTAACCACATCATCAAGTTCGCTAACGACACAACCGTGGTTGGACTCATCAGCAGCAACGACGAGTCAGCGTACAGAGATGTGGTTCAGCAGCTGGCGTTCtggtacagaatagaatagaattagaattcaactttattgtcattgcacatgcacaggtacagggcaacgaaatgcagtttgcatccatccagaagtcctttagtgatatagatatattacaatatatattagcaataatatagatatgtgagtatattacagaaatgggtctattatggtatgttataatgtacacggtatgaagtatgttgtgaatattctataactataagtatgtacaggctgtagtgagtacaagctatgtacaggatatgaacaggatata encodes the following:
- the LOC101475030 gene encoding zinc finger Y-chromosomal protein 1 isoform X2 — translated: MGAALSCCRGSYRGAEEEQQQCVCGLPFRCVSLFSRVFGFILKLFSARSSPPGFRRSQGALWEMEPPAEEKQLFLLGAAGEEERRKEVGCQWESPEEDRKEVGCQSEAAERRDAAVQVDLLSQQLSWRHSGSSAMLLQCIAVRADGPDGGALLQHCTTNRTRTRIIRPAPKLSDEPTPAKSRTQRRRLVPQSSNTDKKSRRRRHESSDTDQQEEAEVMTVEEDVTADPTWTPSEGGVALPAAPGALPADSQDVAAVKLELDSTVCDVCGKVMKNKSSLARHSFIHTGKKPFACHLCELRFNRRDNLQHHLNRLHPDGVAKREKQRQVQAWLCAVCGKTFSCRSRLKTHEVIHSGVKPHSCDLCPKAYMRANDLEHHKKVVHVDGTAEPPRPSSLLCDFCGKEFKCRSQLAVHFQTHTGERPHLCDICGRKFARQYQLKRHKVLVHSNHVNGEDSPLDAPFACGVCGKRLKSEALLTAHARIHTGDKPHRCGVCLRSFQRATCLKQHQVRVHLRVRAGDASASRRRSTATSEKAFPCTVCSKVFKFRSLLASHSTIHSDARPFACDFCSRRFRRLSHLKRHREVVHANGARLPQSFVCHICGKDKKCRSQLARHVIIHTGERPFACDLCSARFNRHGNLQQHRKRMHGVGTPPDEEAPPILFDDDAVLTYKQEETVVDCAAELSEDDMDAAQQLDAT
- the LOC101475030 gene encoding zinc finger Y-chromosomal protein 1 isoform X1, which gives rise to MGAALSCCRGSYRGAEEEQQQCVCGLPFRCVSLFSRVFGFILKLFSARSSPPGFRRSQQGALWEMEPPAEEKQLFLLGAAGEEERRKEVGCQWESPEEDRKEVGCQSEAAERRDAAVQVDLLSQQLSWRHSGSSAMLLQCIAVRADGPDGGALLQHCTTNRTRTRIIRPAPKLSDEPTPAKSRTQRRRLVPQSSNTDKKSRRRRHESSDTDQQEEAEVMTVEEDVTADPTWTPSEGGVALPAAPGALPADSQDVAAVKLELDSTVCDVCGKVMKNKSSLARHSFIHTGKKPFACHLCELRFNRRDNLQHHLNRLHPDGVAKREKQRQVQAWLCAVCGKTFSCRSRLKTHEVIHSGVKPHSCDLCPKAYMRANDLEHHKKVVHVDGTAEPPRPSSLLCDFCGKEFKCRSQLAVHFQTHTGERPHLCDICGRKFARQYQLKRHKVLVHSNHVNGEDSPLDAPFACGVCGKRLKSEALLTAHARIHTGDKPHRCGVCLRSFQRATCLKQHQVRVHLRVRAGDASASRRRSTATSEKAFPCTVCSKVFKFRSLLASHSTIHSDARPFACDFCSRRFRRLSHLKRHREVVHANGARLPQSFVCHICGKDKKCRSQLARHVIIHTGERPFACDLCSARFNRHGNLQQHRKRMHGVGTPPDEEAPPILFDDDAVLTYKQEETVVDCAAELSEDDMDAAQQLDAT